A portion of the Magnolia sinica isolate HGM2019 chromosome 17, MsV1, whole genome shotgun sequence genome contains these proteins:
- the LOC131230542 gene encoding receptor-like protein EIX1, whose amino-acid sequence MDRSVHLFILLLWFLCSETIQFCSCNGDSRAVCIERERQALLKFKEGLTDPMKLLSSWVGHDCSRWRGVVCNNRTGHVVKLDLRNPRPFNIYYYDRWTLGGEILPSLLELRHLNYLDLSMNDFKGIGIPDWIGSFKKLKYLNLSRSGFGGAIPHQLGNLSSLRFLDLNNDLSVYSHYLDLPELDANNLQWLSPLSSLLFLDMGLVKLRMATDWLQVTNTLPLLEELRLANCQLPNVPASLPHVNFTRLSVLDLSSNSIGSKMPAWLFNLSSLLFLDLSSNSLQGPLPNFLGGSLSLRELRLSNNMFNGSLPENIGDRMPELNFLSLSQNQIEGGIPLSVCKMKYLVVLDLSQNQLSSRIPSCWQDSMIIMVMDLGNNNLSGEIPGSMGSLLFLKSLHLRNNNLSGAVPSSLKNCTSLVSLDLSGNQFTGNIPVWIGESLTSLRFLMLRSNMFYGDIPPQLSLLSALQLLDLAQNNLSGTIPSSFGNLSTMAVEKRKVGPVLYDLSGTIAKITKKNRSAVVVPMIYLDSYQENMMIVTKRNELEFGRVIAEVIGLDLSNNNLSGEIPEELTGLSGLGFLNLSGNHLMGMIPWSIGRLKVLESLDLSRNHLSGVIPPSMADLTVLSRLNLSYNNLTGMIPGSISRLQELKFLDLSRNQLSGVIPPSMADLRVLSWLNLSYNNLSGPIPFEGQFLNFDNASFIGNYDLYCPSPLNPCPDDRQHQYLKVGSKDREEERADASEIILFCTSIELGFVVGFWGFCGVLIFKKPWRIAYYGFMDDMKERFLSTVEKKIARLQRRISRQKQGGQG is encoded by the coding sequence ATGGATAGATCAGttcatctttttattcttttgctATGGTTTCTATGCTCTGAAACCATCCAATTCTGTTCTTGCAATGGAGATTCGAGGGCAGTTTgcatagaaagagagaggcaaGCCCTTCTAAAGTTCAAAGAAGGTCTTACAGATCCCATGAAATTGCTATCTtcatgggtgggccatgattGCAGCAGATGGAGAGGAGTCGTCTGCAACAACAGAACAGGGCATGTCGTCAAGCTTGACCTCCGAAACCCACGTCCATTCAACATCTACTATTACGACAGGTGGACTTTGGGCGGTGAGATACTTCCTTCTTTACTCGAGTTGAGGCATTTGAACTACCTAGACCTGAGCATGAACGATTTCAAAGGGATCGGCATCCCAGACTGGATAGGTTCGTTCAAGAAACTGAAATATCTTAACCTCTCCAGATCAGGTTTTGGTGGAGCAATCCCTCATCAGCTTGGTAATTTGTCGAGCTTGCGTTTTCTTGATCTCAATAACGACCTCAGTGTGTATTCGCATTATCTTGATCTTCCTGAATTGGATGCCAACAATCTTCAATGGCTCTCGCCTCTTTCTTCCCTGCTATTCCTTGACATGGGACTAGTGAAGCTTCGTATGGCAACTGATTGGCTACAAGTAACCAATACTCTTCCTTTGTTGGAAGAGTTACGGTTAGCCAATTGCCAACTTCCCAACGTTCCTGCTTCCCTTCCACATGTTAATTTCACTCGTCTTTCCGTTCTCGATCTTTCTTCCAACTCCATCGGCTCAAAGATGCCTGCTTGGTTGTTTAATTTGAGCAGTCTTCTTTTTCTTGATCTTTCTAGCAACTCGCTTCAGGGCCCTCTTCCAAATTTTCTTGGAGGATCTCTGTCCTTGAGAGAATTGCGTCTCAGTAATAACATGTTTAATGGAAGTCTTccagaaaatattggtgataggATGCCTGAATTGAATTTCCTGTCTCTTTCTCAGAATCAAATCGAAGGTGGAATCCCTCTCTCTGTGTGTAAAATGAAATATTTAGTAGTTCTTGATCTGTCACAAAATCAGTTATCATCACGAATCCCTAGCTGTTGGCAGGATTCGATGATAATAATGGTAATGGATTTAGGAAACAATAATCTATCCGGTGAAATTCCTGGCTCAATGGGTTCTTTACTTTTTCTCAAGTCATTGCACTTGAGAAACAATAACCTTTCTGGAGCAGTTCCTTCATCTTTGAAGAATTGCACCAGTTTGGTTTCACTTGATCTTAGTGGCAATCAATTCACTGGAAACATTCCTGTTTGGATTGGAGAAAGCCTAACTTCTTTGAGGTTTCTAATGCTTCGGTCGAACATGTTTTATGGAGACATTCCCCCCCAGTTATCACTTCTGAGTGCTCTTCAGCTCTTGGATCTCGCACAGAATAATCTATCAGGAACCATTCCCAGTAGTTTCGGCAACCTGAGTACAATGGCTGTTGAAAAGAGAAAGGTCGGACCTGTTTTGTATGACCTTTCTGGCACTATTGCGAAGATAACAAAGAAAAACAGAAGCGCAGTTGTGGTACCAATGATTTATTTGGACAGCTATCAAGAGAATATGATGATTGTTACAAAAAGAAATGAATTAGAATTTGGTAGAGTTATTGCAGAGGTAATCGGCTTGGATCTTTCAAACAACAATCTATCTGGTGAGATTCCTGAAGAACTTACGGGTCTTTCTGGATTGGGCTTCTTGAATTTATCGGGAAATCATTTGATGGGAATGATACCATGGAGTATCGGCAGATTGAAGGTACTAGAATCCCTGGATCTGTCAAGAAATCATCTCTCTGGTGTGATTCCTCCAAGCATGGCTGATTTAACCGTCCTAAGTAGGTTGAATCTGTCATACAACAACTTGACGGGAATGATACCAGGGAGTATCAGCAGATTGCAGGAACTAAAATTCCTGGATCTGTCAAGAAATCAGCTATCTGGTGTGATTCCTCCAAGCATGGCTGATTTAAGAGTCCTAAGTTGGTTGAATCTGTCATACAACAACTTGTCAGGGCCTATTCCATTCGAAGGACAATTTTTAAACTTTGATAACGCATCATTCATTGGCAATTACGATCTCTATTGTCCTTCACCTTTAAATCCCTGCCCCGATGATAGACAACATCAATATCTGAAGGTTGGTAGCAaggatagagaagaagaaagagccgATGCTAGTGAAATAATATTGTTTTGTACAAGCATAGAACTAGGATTTGtggttgggttttggggattctGTGGCGTTTTAATTTTCAAGAAGCCTTGGAGGATTGCCTATTATGGATTCATGGACGACATGAAAGAAAGGTTCCTATCTACAGTGGAAAAAAAGATAGCGAGATTGCAAAGAAGGATATCCAGACAAAAACAAGGAGGCCAAGGGTGA